From the Blastocatellia bacterium genome, the window GAAGCGGGCACATCCACGCGGGGATGGCGCGCCCGCACGGCGTTTCGGAGGCGCGTCAGCATATCCGCAATCGGATCGGTCATCATAGCCCGTTGTCCTCCTCACCAACTCGCTTTGATGACGCCCGGGATGTGTCCCTCCAGGGCCAACTGACGGAAGCACAGTCGGCACAGCATGAACTTCCGGTAATAGCCCCGCGCCCGTCCGCAACGCCGGCATCGATTCCGATAGCGGACCTTGAATTTCGGCTCCTTCACCATCTTGGCAAACTGACTTTTTCGCGCCATATCCTCATGCTCCCGTGCGGAACGGCATGCCCAGAAGCGCGAGCAACGCCCGCGCCTCCTCATCCGTCTTGGCCGTCGTCGTGATGCAGATGTTCATTCCGCGCGCCTTGTCCACCTTGTTGAAATCCACCTCGGGAAAGACCAGTTGATCCCGCAACCCGATCGTGTAGTTCCCGCGTCCGTCGAACGACCTAGGCGAGAGTCCCCGGAAATCGCGCACGCGCGGCAACGCGATGTTGATGAGCCGATCGAGAAATTCGTACATGCGATCGCCCCGCAGCGTCACCATGGCACCGATAGTCATCCCCTTGCGCAGCTTGAACGCCGCAATGGACTTCTTCGCCCTCGTGATCACAGGTCGCTGTCCCGTGATCATGGATAACTCTTCAACGGCCCGATCCAAGGCCTTGGGATTTTGAATCGCCTCGCCCAATCCCATGTTGATCGTGATCTTCTCCAACCGCGGCACGGCCATCGGATTCGTATAGCCAAACTCCTTCATGAGCGCAGGCACGACGACCTCGCGATAGCGTTGTTTCAATCGCGGCACATATTTGGGCGCTTTCGCGACCATAGCTCATCCCCTCACTTATCAATCACGCCGCCACAGCGTTTGCAAATGCGGGTCTTGCGCCCGTCGGCGCCCACCTCTCGGCGAATGCGCGTCGGGCGATTGCAGGCCGGACAGACGACCATCACGTTCGAGATGTCAATATAGGCCTCTCGCTCGACGATCCCCCCGGCGATGCCTCGCCGCGGATTCGGGCGCACGTGCCGTTTCACGATCCGCATTCCCTCGACCAGGACCTTCCCCTCGCGAGGCTTCACCTCCAGGACGCGCGCCCGCTTGAGCACGATGCGTCCAGAGGGATCGCGCTCCTTGATGTTGCTGCCGGCCAGCACGACGACCGTATCGTTCTTCTTGACGTGCGCCATAGTCAGATCACCTCCGGCGCCAGGCTGATGATCTTCATGAACTTCTTCTCGCGCAACTCGCGCGCCACCGGCCCGAACACGCGCGTCCCGATCGGCTCGCCGTCGGGTTTGATGAGAACGGCCGCGTTATCGTCGAAGCGAATATATGTCCCGTCGCGGCGTCGGACCTCCTTGCGCGTGCGCACGATCACGGCGCGCACGACCTGCCCCTTCTTGACGGCCGCATCAGGAGCCGCTTCCTTCACTGTCGCCGTGATCACATCCCCCAGGGTGGCGACCGGTCCGGTCGCACCCCCGACCGGCATGATGCACTGAATCCTCTTAGCACCGGAATTGTCGGCCACCTCCAGCATCGTGCGCATCTGGATCATACGCCCTCACCTCCTTTGACCTCACCGATCTCCTCGCCCACCTTGGGTCCGGCCTCCGGCATACGACGTGCGGCTCGCTGAATGATCTCCACCACGCGCCAGCGCTTATGCCGAGACAGCGGGCGCGTCTCCATGATTCGCACCTTATCGCCGACGCGCGCTCCCAGCTCATCGTGCGCCATGAATCGGGAGCGTCGCTTCACGACGCGCTCATACTTCGGATGGCGCATGAGGCGCTCGACGGTCACGACGACCGTCTTCTGCATTTTGTCGCTGGTGACAATACCCACCATCTGATGGCGATGGCCACGCGGCTTGGTCCGCCCTGGTGTCGTCTCCGTCCCACTCATACTCACTCATCTCCGAATCCCCAGCTCGCGCTCGCGCCGGATGGTCAGGACGCGAGCGAGTTCCTTCTTCGTCTGGCGATATGTCTTGAGCACTTCCATCTCGCCCAGGCTCAGCCGGAAGCGCAGCCGAAAGAGCGATTCCCGCAACGCGGCCTCATGGGCCTGCAATTCCTCCTCGCTCATCTCGCGCAAGCGTTCGATGGGCGTCATGCCAAGACCTCCTCTTGTTCTCGCCGAGTGACGAATTTCGTCTTGATCGGCAGCTTCGCGGCGGCCAGCCGAAAGGCCTCCCGAGCCATCTCTTCGGAGACCCCTTCGATCTCAAAGAGGATGCGTCCGGGCTTGACCACCGCCACCCAGAATTCGGGCGAGCCCTTCCCCTTCCCCATCCGGGACTCC encodes:
- a CDS encoding type Z 30S ribosomal protein S14, encoding MARKSQFAKMVKEPKFKVRYRNRCRRCGRARGYYRKFMLCRLCFRQLALEGHIPGVIKASW
- the rplE gene encoding 50S ribosomal protein L5; translation: MPRLKQRYREVVVPALMKEFGYTNPMAVPRLEKITINMGLGEAIQNPKALDRAVEELSMITGQRPVITRAKKSIAAFKLRKGMTIGAMVTLRGDRMYEFLDRLINIALPRVRDFRGLSPRSFDGRGNYTIGLRDQLVFPEVDFNKVDKARGMNICITTTAKTDEEARALLALLGMPFRTGA
- the rplX gene encoding 50S ribosomal protein L24, whose product is MAHVKKNDTVVVLAGSNIKERDPSGRIVLKRARVLEVKPREGKVLVEGMRIVKRHVRPNPRRGIAGGIVEREAYIDISNVMVVCPACNRPTRIRREVGADGRKTRICKRCGGVIDK
- the rplN gene encoding 50S ribosomal protein L14, translating into MIQMRTMLEVADNSGAKRIQCIMPVGGATGPVATLGDVITATVKEAAPDAAVKKGQVVRAVIVRTRKEVRRRDGTYIRFDDNAAVLIKPDGEPIGTRVFGPVARELREKKFMKIISLAPEVI
- the rpsQ gene encoding 30S ribosomal protein S17, with protein sequence MVGIVTSDKMQKTVVVTVERLMRHPKYERVVKRRSRFMAHDELGARVGDKVRIMETRPLSRHKRWRVVEIIQRAARRMPEAGPKVGEEIGEVKGGEGV
- the rpmC gene encoding 50S ribosomal protein L29 translates to MTPIERLREMSEEELQAHEAALRESLFRLRFRLSLGEMEVLKTYRQTKKELARVLTIRRERELGIRR